The bacterium genomic sequence TCCCAATCCCAACACTCACACCAACGGAGGTTTTATGAACGACAGCACTCCCAAATCGCCGCGCCGCGTCTATTGCGCCAACTGCCTGCACTGCAAGGAGTTCTCGCACATCTCACCACTGACCGGCATCGGCGAACGCCGCATCCGCTGCGCCGCCGGTCAGTGGACCGCGCCATCGGGCAAGCTGAAAACCTACGCCCTCCACACGGCGCTCATCAGGCGCATGGGCCAGTGCGCCGACTACGACAGCATGGGCGAGGACGATCTCCCAGAGTTTCTCAAGACGCTGCGTGAGACCTTGCCCGCCGAACGGATCTTCGAGGGTACGCCGCGTGCGGAAAGGCAGAGCGCGTGATGCGAAGTCGGAAGGCCGAAGCCGTGAAAATCCTGCCGCCAGACCTGGTCGAGCGGATTCAGGAGTACTTCACCGGCGGCTACCTGTACGTGCCGTCTCGCATGAAGGCGAAGCGCGTCGTGCGCAATATGGAAATCATCCGGATGTTCAATGCGGGCAAGACCATCACCGAAATCGCCGAGACGTTTTTGCTCACCCGCACGGGCATTCGTTTCATCCTGAAAGGCGCTGGACGGAAGCAAGGGGGTGGAAGTCATGCGGGGTGAAAACTTCCATTTTTTGAACTTGGCCACTGGAATCCGGTGGTTTTTACTGGTGGGCACGCGGCCTCGCGCCGATCGGCGATTTGGCCGGATTCGATCCACAGACGAAAGGTAGAAAATGGTCGATTCCATAAAGAAACCGCAAGACGAGGACTTCGTCGTCCGCATGGGAAAGCAGTTTCGGCGCTGTAAGGCGCGGATGAAGGGCAACGGCGAGCGTTGCACCCACCCCGCCGTGGCCGGGTACTCGGTTTGCCGCATGCACGGCGCGAATCACAAGAACCATCCTGGCCCGCCGCCAGGTAACACCAACGCGCTCAAGCATGGGGCCTACGTCAAGAAGATGCTGACCGACGAAGAGAAGGCAATCTTCGAGGACATCCTGGCCGCAATCCACCGGGACTTCGATCTGAACCAGTCGACGGACTTGGCGCAGGCTTCGATGGCCGCCTTTTATTACGCCAAGTGGCACTGCGCGGTGCTCGGCAACGCCGAAGCCGCCGTCGGAAATTACGACGTGTTGTTCCGCAAGCAGTTGGAGTGCCTCAAGACCACGCGAGCGCAGCGGGACACCGGCGGCGGCCCGCAGACCTCGCCCGCTGAGTGGGCGGTTGCGTTGCTGGAAAGCGTGCGAGGCGAGGCGCCGGGCAAGGCGCCAATCAAGACACCGAAGGAAAAACCGGAGGACTGATGCTGCGAGAACGCAAAACCAATCGCGTGGAAGTCGCTCGCGGTGGTCGGCGCAAGTGCGCGGACTGTCGCGGTTCGGCCTTCAGCCGTTCCGCGCATAAGACGCCTTCTGCGAGGAAAAAGCCGGGCGGCTCAGAGGCTCTCGAGGGCGTCCTCAAAATCGTCGTCGGTGATGTGGGCGTAGACCTGGGTGGTGGTGACGCGGGCGTGGCCGAGGGCCTTGGACACGAGGAGCAGGTTCTTCGTGCGGCCATAGAGCAGCGTGGCGAAGGTATGGCGCAGGCCGTGGACGCTGATCTTGCCGTCGAGTCCCGCCCAGGCGAGCCAGAGGCCCATGCGCTCCTGGACCTGGCGCGTGCTGATGCGCCTATTGCGATTCGAGAGGAAGAGCGCGTCGGTCTCGGCCATCTCCTTGCGGCGGCGCTGAACGTACTTGCGCAGGATCGACCGAAGCTCGGTGTTCAGGAACCGCACCTGGGCCTTGCCGCCCTTGGCGCGCTTGATGCGCAGTTGCTTTTCGTCGAGGCGCACGTCGCCGATGTCGAGGCCGACCAGTTCCGCCAGACGGATGCCCGTTCCGAGCAGGACGCGCAGCATGACCAGGTCGCGCTCGGCGGCCTCGCCCTTGTGCGCCGCGACCGCCTTGAGCAGGGCTTTGACCTCGGCGGGCGAGAGGAAAGACGGCGCTTCCCGCTCGTACCGTTTGATCTTGATCCAGTCGGCGGGGTCGCGGCCCGTTGCGCCCACGTTGGCCACGTAGCGCCCGAAGCTGCGGAGGCAAGCCCTTATGCGCCCCAGGCTCGCGTCGCCACGGGGCGCGCCCGTGTGCGTCGTGGTGACCGGCGCGGACAAAAGGAACCGCGCCAGCAGATCCGCCGTGAGCGCCGCCGCCTCCACATCGCCCGCGAAGGCGAGCAGCAGGCGCAGGTCGCGGCGGTAGCAGCTGAGGGTGTGCGGGCTTTTGCCGTCGGCCTCCAGGCGAGTCAGGTAGCTCTCGATCAATTCCGAAAGTGTTCGGGACGGGTGGAGCAGAATGACAGGGGTCTGGAGAGGGTCGCAAGGGTTCACGCAGGGTGCGGGCTGATTCACTTGCTCGCCTCCTCGTCCAGCGGCACCAGATCTTCGCGCCGCGCGTCGCTCGTGACCCAGGAGAACCGCTGCTCCTTCTCGATCCAGGGCGCGACGTCCCAGAGTCCGGTGGGCCGTCCGTTGTCGCCCAGGATCGGCTCGTTCACCCTCACTTTGAGGCCGGTCATGAAGACGTGGACCGTTCCCACGTACCGGGCGACCATGCCGCGTCGCAATCTAGCGGTTTTCATGGACGACCTCCCTTTTGGCCATGAGTTGCCGAATCTCGCGGCGGATCTGCGCCGCCGTGTATTTCAGGCCGCCCGCCGCCGCGAACGCGGCTTCGGCTTCCATCCGGCGGATCGTCGCCGTCTTACGGGTTTTCGATTTCTTGGTCTTGGTCATCATGCTCTCCCTTCGGTTTTGGTTCCTCGTGCTCACGCGCCGCACAAGGGCTTCGGGTCACATCAAAGTCAAGGGAAAACAACCACTTATGCGAACTTTTCCGGCCCGAAGAGAAGCGCCCGTCGGCGGGCGCGAGAGGTGGGAAAGTGTTCGTGGTGGGCGTTATGGGGTGAGTGTCTTGTCCTCGGTTCGACTCTGCTCACCGCAGGCTCGGAAGCCTCGGAAGATTCCCTCGGCGTAGGCCTTGCGGTTGGCCTTGTCGTCGAGCCAGAAGGCGGCGTCGACGTGGCCAAGGTCCAGGGCGATGGCGGCGACCGCGTTCCGGTCGAGCATGTTCGTGCGCCCGGAGATGCGCACGGCCTCGATGCCCTTGAGTACCTCAGGTGGGATGGCGACTTTGGCGTTGGTGTCCGACATGGCTTACTCGGCGCTCGCGGCGGTCTTTTCGCCGTCAGCGGCAGGATCGGCCTCGGCGCTCGTCTTGACCTTGGCCATCTCGTCCTTGGGCAGCGGCACCTTGTCGAGCCATCCCTGGTCCTTGCAGAACACCAGCATCATGCGGAAGACGCGCTTGGTCTTGGTGATGGTGATCGGACTCTTGGGCCGCTCCTGGCGCGGCTTGCCCGGTTCCTTCGCCTCGCGGATCAGCTTGTTGACGTTGTCGG encodes the following:
- a CDS encoding DNA-binding response regulator, whose protein sequence is MKILPPDLVERIQEYFTGGYLYVPSRMKAKRVVRNMEIIRMFNAGKTITEIAETFLLTRTGIRFILKGAGRKQGGGSHAG
- a CDS encoding tyrosine-type recombinase/integrase — translated: MIESYLTRLEADGKSPHTLSCYRRDLRLLLAFAGDVEAAALTADLLARFLLSAPVTTTHTGAPRGDASLGRIRACLRSFGRYVANVGATGRDPADWIKIKRYEREAPSFLSPAEVKALLKAVAAHKGEAAERDLVMLRVLLGTGIRLAELVGLDIGDVRLDEKQLRIKRAKGGKAQVRFLNTELRSILRKYVQRRRKEMAETDALFLSNRNRRISTRQVQERMGLWLAWAGLDGKISVHGLRHTFATLLYGRTKNLLLVSKALGHARVTTTQVYAHITDDDFEDALESL
- a CDS encoding DUF5049 domain-containing protein is translated as MSDTNAKVAIPPEVLKGIEAVRISGRTNMLDRNAVAAIALDLGHVDAAFWLDDKANRKAYAEGIFRGFRACGEQSRTEDKTLTP